ccctttaataaacccTATCACATAAACCATATAATATACCATTGTGGAACAGGTCCAGGCCCAGCCGCAGGCATTGCACTTTGGGACCCTCCATGTGAACCCTACTATTACTTTCTTGTAGACCCTCTTACAAGTAGAGAATGTGAACTGCCTGTGTGTGGACTGGAGCGGAGGGTCCAGCGCCATCTATTTACAGGCAATGAACAACATCCAGGTCGTCGGGGCAGAAGTGGCTTATTTTATTAATACAATTGTGGTAAGTACTTACTGACACTGGTaacgggggtgggggagggggttagaCTGTAGTAAATAGAAAGTGCTCCATCTTACACCTTTGGCCTTAAAATCGTTTTTTTCCCACGGCAAATTTATCAAAATGGCTCAGGTGTTTCTCCACCTCCTTTACATGTGACTGCTGACTGGGTAACCTACCAGGGTCCTGCTATTAGGAATCCTCATCATGGACTCACATTACTATTGTTTATTATTATCTATGGGACTCGATGTCCTAAAATCATTGATATCACATCCTGTTTCCTTTAGGATAACTTATCCTGTTCTCTGTCCGGAATACACATCATTGGTCACAGTCTCGGAGCTCACACAGCAGGTGAAGCCGGAAAAAGGCGACCGGGAATAGCCAGAATTACTTGTAAGTTCTCAACCAGattccttatacagtatatagagaaacAATCATTGTGTTTGCAGAAAGAAAGCGCCATAGTGCAGGCTGGTGAGagtgatgtacagtatacactgtgcGGTTTCTCCTACTTTGGCTCATCATATGTAACAATGCAGTGTCGGACGGTAACAATATATAAATGTCTAACCTGAAGGTGtattctgcactcccaccactagctGTCACTATATCTTATGTgttctgcactcccaccactagatgtcactatatctTATGTgttctgcactcccaccactagaggTAACAATATCTTATGCATTCTGCACTCACCACTAGAGGTCACTATATGTTATGTACTGCTTAGCCAAGCTGAAGAGAAATACTAAGGGGGTTAACTGCCTACATGTATTTTCTTCTTGTTTACTGCTACTGCTGGATGGGGTGATTCCTCCCTAAccaatccttgagctgggtacctcaGTCTGCTCTGACCTATCATAGGCTGAGTTTGTACTTTCTAGATACTGCTCTGACCTATCATAGGCCAGAGTTAGGACTTTCTAGAATCTGCTCTGACCTTTTATAGGCCAGAGTTTAGACTTTCTAGATTATTCCTGTCCAGTTACAGAGTAGTACATATGTAACACCTCTCTGTGGACCAACCTCTGTAGGCAGGGTGTGTGGTAATGTAGTTCTCACCTCACTATAGCGCAGTGCCTCCACCCAAATCTTAATTGCAGCTCTTCAGGTATGCAGCAGGTTGTCTTTCTTCTGCCAGGGATCGACTTGGGAAATCTCTGCCCAGCTCAAGTACCCACTCACTCCAGAGAAAGGGTAACTGattaacagatttttttaaaggaaagGGGGACCACAGGAAGCTATTGTCTGAATAAAGTAATAAACAGGTATTGAATAGATTACAATTTAGCATAAGAGAGACCCCTAGTGGTGAAACAATAGTGATAATACAATATGCAGTAATGCGAACATAACAATTCCAACTACTAACAACCCCACATAGTCTCTTGTAAAAGGCCAAATAGCACACTTGTCCTCACTATCTACCCCTATGACTCTCTATTATAGTCTGCTGGCCAGCAGTTAGCTCAGTCTGACAGTTGGGACCCTGTTGCTGTGGAACTCAGCACAAATGGATGCAGTGGTGATGCGGCGGtgcacttagggtactattacacgaaacgataaccggcgcgattcggccgattatcgctccatgtaataagtacaacgatcatcggctgatgacaacgatcatcggctgatcattgatataggtttggacctattttcgtcgggcgccgactgacgatatacattacctaaccacgttccagggctgctgttgcggtcttctccccgggtcctgctcgctctagcttcagagtggcctgtcccggcctgtgattggctgagcggcctgtcagctgacaggccactctgaagttagagcgagggggacccggggagaagaccacagcagcagccctggacgtggataggtaatgtatatagttaagcaagggctgcaaggacatcggtaacgatgtccctgcagcccttgtttaacgattatcgggccgtgtaataggtccagtaaacgagcgacgatctagcagatcgctgctcgtttacaggtattattgagCCCCcatcgtgtaataccacccttactctgtCTTGACTGTAAATCCTTCAGACACATAGTACAGGACcctgctgctgtatacagatgaTACAGATGCTGGGCTCTCTCCTATCACTGCAGGATGGGGTCTCTTGGCTGCAGCGgcccctctctcctgtctgcCTGGAAGTAGCATTTGCTCCTGCCAGAGGGGATGCCTCAGTCTCTCTGTGCCATGCTGATCTCCCCAAGATGGCTGCAgtccccttccctcctccccctgctcTGTCTCATATAGGCTGAGAGAACAGAAAGGAGCTAGAGTTCTTGGGATATGTAGTACAACTCCCCTCAGCACCAGTGTCTGCAGCTATAAAACCCTGTCTAGCTAACAGTACCAGCTTTCTCTGCAGCAGGGGTTACACATATACTGAGGTAAAGTAGTTTGAGCCAGTTCCAGTGTGTCCCAGAGGGAACTCCTGCTGTAGTTTTCTTCCAGGGCCTGGAGGCCAGGTGCCCAGTGCGGGACTTCAGGCCAGAAGATTTCCTTTTATATCCCCTCAAGTAACCCCACCCTAGTCATGTATGACTAGAGCCTAAAGAGAGTAAAGCTGAGATGAACAGAGACCAGGAGGGATAACTTTATCTATCCTGGGCAGCTACTCTGTCTTTTTATCCTATTAACTAAGACAGGATCTTTAGTCAGTGGATAAGTAAGCGCAGATAGCCAAAAACTCCACTGCTCTCACTAGGTTTCCTTAGGGGGTCACCCTGATGGCTAGCTCTACCCACAAGGTAGTTCTATTGTACACTCTGGATTCTTGGTTCTATGTCACTCTgtgtccatagacagcaataggtGGAAGGTCATACCCGTGTATGTAGGTACTCTTTCTCTAAAGCCCCAATAGCTGAGTACCTTAGGGTCTAGGAGGGGCCCCTATTAACCCTGAAGTAGCCCTCAGCccactcttctcctcctccagccAGCTTATTCAACCAACTCCAAGACAACTAAGTCAAGCTAAAGTAATCCAGAGACGTATCCTTTTTCAGTCCTTCAAGTTTATTCTCCAATATACTTGCGCTAGGAAGAGACTAACCCAAGTCCCCAGCTCAAGGGATTCTCCTGAAGTGTCTATATGTTTCCTGCTTTTTGTGGACTCTGTATAGTATTTTGCACTATAAACTGTAACAGTAAACGGTTCTCCTGTTTAAGTTTACCAGTGACTCTGTGGTTACTAcgcacctacacctgcactacacctgttttatttaaaaagtgtgtgttggtGTACCCAGGGGTGGGCACGTACCACTCCTGACCACCATGAGAAGTACCTCAGCGGTACATAACATCTTGCCCAGCTTAACACCATCTGGCAACATGGCAGCTTTTATAGTTTCATACATGTACTAAACCATGGGAGGACATGGAGAAAGTGGACAAGTGTAATATAACCTTATCATTTTTCATCATGTTATAATTTATTTGTGGTGAGGATTCTCTATCGGGGTCAGTGCTGCTTGTACTCCTCATGTgcttggttgaaaaaaaaaaaagcttgttgaaaggttgTATTTGCATAATGCAGTTTCACAGAAGGATTATACTTAACATCCTGGCATGCTCCGTCTTCTACTTCATTTGCAATcagcggctgaggtgggacactgcacTCTGCCACTGATTAGCCGGATGGAAACTGCAAGtgtagcagtgtcctgcctcagctgctgattggctgcagaTAAAGATAGAAGATGCCAACAGagggggttaagtgtggatgctaTGCAtctccacttaaaggagaagccccatgaaataaaaaaagggaagaaggcagggggggggggtgcaaaaaaataataaacataattaaGTTATACCTCCCTGTGTCTCCGTAATGCACTCCCGGGTCCCACTAATGGCCACCGGATGTAATCTCTGGCTGGAATCCAGGTACGTCACCTACCccactcttccagctgcaacatcacggcccGACTGACCAATcgcccgctctgccaatcagtgactagtgTAGTGTCCCGccaaagtcactgattggctgagcgggcaattgatCACCCAGGTACGTGACGTGACAGCTGGAAGAGGTGCAGGACCTGGAAGCGGTGCTACAGGACATGAGGGCAGGTCCATACTTTGTccattatgttcccacacacccctgccttcctcccttttttcataggacttctcctttaactacctTAGGGGCCAGATTGCAACtctctgaggttttcaggtgaacCAGATACCATCCCTGTTGCCAAGCAGGGGGGGCATCTGGTTAAAGgtttgagtttcccattgactttaatggggtttgttactcaagtcgagcactcGAGCCTTTCAGGGCTCACCCAGCACTAGTTGTTATCAATGATTCTGAGAATGCTCCATTTTCATTTTTAACATTCTGCACTCAGGTCTGGATGCGGCTCGTCCTGGTTTCGAGGGAGAATCTGATGTAGTCTCAGTGGATCGTTCAGACGCCGATTTTGTCGCGGCCATTCACAGCGATGCAGGTGGAGTTTGTATTTCTGCCCCAATATATAAAGGATTTACTAACTATCACTGGTTTTGAGATTGGAAATGGACAGAAATGTTTAATGTTtaatttgatatgttgctgcctatggtaaaactaacatttccttccatacttgttattatctattcagtctctttcccccagttctcatctgctgctttctgctgaagacacaaaaatctgtgtgtgagcttttctctctgtctccccctcctcccccctcccttcagagacagctgatgtaaacgaATCCCTGgccggctttatctgcaacattgtagcttctttgtaatgctgggagggataatcacagtgagtccatcagcaacttgacctcagaataaccctcccaatgCTAGGTTCATCTACACTACTTGTATGTTTATTATTGCAGGTGTGATTGGGGCCGGGATGACACAATTAATTGGTCACAAGGATTTCTTCCCCAATGGAGGATCACCGATGACTGGATGTGGCAATACTCTATTCTCGGACTTGGGAGAACTTCAGAACCTTACTGAAGGTAATGGCCCAAGGTCGCAGTAATCTGAGCTAAAGGCTATGGAGAAAGAAATAATACAGGTATTATCGTACAGATAATAGATAACAGTtgtataatatttttattaaaacagagcAATGGGCGAGACATGCTTACTATTGTTCTTCTGACGAGAGACTTATTAAACACTGAAGGAGATATATTAAACTggcagcagatggcgctgtgttaACCGTTATTGTTTCATCTGTGCAAATGGTTCTTTTGTGTAATGTCCTGCTTTCACTTTGGCTATTAAGTTGTTTGTCTCTGTATCCTTTACGTTAATATGATGTACATGATGGTTTAGCCATGTCTCAAGTAAgctgttaaagggaaacaatcagcaccATTGTGCTAATATGGTTTCCAGCTGGACAGTATATATCTACTGCGCAGCTCCCCGTGGCTACTAGCTGcgtctacatggggggggggaagtagtCTTATTCCAACACTCAAagccgggagaggggcggcatCTAGTCGTGTGGGCGACAGGGAGCTGCCCATGACAAATCACGGCTctcagtgtggggatgattgacaggcagagagccgtgactagtcacattGCCGCCCTTCTCCAGGATAAAACTTTTTTCCCCATGTGAAGTTACCACCACAGACGCAGCTAGtatagtagatctatactgtgctgctgacaACCATATCAGCACGAGCAAGCTGGTCggttccctttaatttctaaCGGCCGATTCCCACGCTGCAACCAGCACTGCTGATGCCATGGCCGTGTATAGCCCTATAGTTAGTTATATACTGCCTGCATGGTGcaggggttacagccatgttctACCTCGGAAGCTACAGCTCGGCTGAGATTGTTTTCAATCCTtctcctactactactcccaccatctaGTTATTATCATCACCCAGTTTTTATGTCTCCTTACAGCGGTTCGAAACAACATTGCGTGTAATCACGTCGCCTCTTACTACATGCTAACAGCATCGATACTCAATCCTAGTGGCTTTATGGGTTACTGCGCCACCAGCTACAGCTCATTCCAGGGGGTAAGTACGAACAGAGATCATCAGAATATATTAAGGACCTAACTCATACCGTACCCCATGGGCAGCCATCATCagatcatagtaatgatataaCTCATACCTCCCACCACCACCGGGGGCAGCGATCATCAGATCATAGTAATGATACTACTCAtacctccccccaccaccaccgggGGCAGCAATCATCAGATCATAGTAATAATATAACTCATACCTCCCCCCACCACCGGGGGTAGCAATCATCAGATCATAGTAATAATATAACTCATACCTCCCCCCACCACCGGGGGCAGCAATCATCAGATCATAGTAATAATATAACTCATACCTCCCCCACCCACCGGGGGCAGCAATCATCagatcatagtaatgatataaCTCATACCTCCCACCACCACCGGGGACAGCAATCATCagatcatagtaatgatataaCTCATACCTCCCACCACCACCGGGGGCAGCAATCATCagatcatagtaatgatataaCTCATACCTCCCACCACCACCGGGGGCAGCCATCATCagatcatagtaatgatataactcatacctcccaccaccaccaggggccGCCATCATCagatcatagtaatgatataaCTCATACAGTACCCCATGGGCAGCGATCATCAGATCATAGTAATGATTTAACTCGTACCTCCCACCACCATCAGGGCAGCGATCATCagatcatagtaatgatataaCTCGTACCTCCCACCACCGGGAGCAGCGATCATCagatcatagtaatgatataaCTCATACCTCCCACCACCATCAGGGCAGCGATCATCagatcatagtaatgatataaCTCGTACCTCCCACCACCGGGAGCAGCGATCATCagatcatagtaatgatataaCTCATACCTCCCACCACCACCGGGGGCAGCGATCATCagatcatagtaatgatataaCTCATACCTCCCCCACCACCGGGGGCAGCGATCATCagatcatagtaatgatataaCTCATACCTCCCACCAGCACCGGGGGCAGCGATCATCagatcatagtaatgatataaCTTATACCTCCCCCCACCAACGGGGGCAGCGATCATCagatcatagtaatgatataaCTCATACCTCCCCCCACCACCAGGGGCAGTGATCATCAGATCATAGTAATGATACTACTCATACCTCCCACCACCACCGGGGGCAGCGATCATCagatcatagtaatgatataactcatacctccccccaccaccaggggcagtgatcatcagatcatagtaatgatataaCTCATACCTCCCACCACCACCGGGGGCAGCGATCATCagatcatagtaatgatataaCTTCAACCTCCCCCCACCAACGGGGGCAGCGATCATCAGATCATAGTAATGATACTACTCAtacctccccccaccaccaccgggGGCAGCAATCATCAGATCATAGTAATAATATAACTCATACCTCCCCCCACCACCGGGGGTAGCAATCATCAGATCATAGTAATAATATAACTCATACCTCCCCCCACCACCGGGGGCAGCAATCATCAGATCATAGTAATAATATAACTCATACCTCCCCCACCCACCGGGGGCAGCAATCATCagatcatagtaatgatataaCTCATACCTCCCACCACCACCGGGGACAGCAATCATCagatcatagtaatgatataaCTCATACCTCCCACCACCACCGGGGGCAGCAATCATCagatcatagtaatgatataaCTCATACCTCCCACCACCACCGGGGGCAGCCATCATCagatcatagtaatgatataactcatacctcccaccaccaccaggggccGCCATCATCagatcatagtaatgatataaCTCATACAGTACCCCATGGGCAGCGATCATCAGATCATAGTAATGATTTAACTCGTACCTCCCACCACCATCAGGGCAGCGATCATCagatcatagtaatgatataaCTCGTACCTCCCACCACCGGGAGCAGCGATCATCagatcatagtaatgatataaCTCATACCTCCCACCACCACCGGGGGCAGCGATCATCagatcatagtaatgatataaCTCATACCTCCCCCACCACCGGGGGCAGCGATCATCagatcatagtaatgatataaCTCATACCTCCCACCACCACCGGGGGCAGCGATCATCagatcatagtaatgatataaCTTATACCTCCCCCCACCAACGGGGGCAGCGATCATCagatcatagtaatgatataaCTCATACCTCCCCCCACCACCAGGGGCAGTGATCATCAGATCATAGTAATGATACTACTCATACCTCCCACCACCACCGGGGGCAGCGATCATCagatcatagtaatgatataaCTCATACCTCCCCCCACCACCAGGGGCAGTGATCATCAGATCATAGTAATGATACTACTCATACCTCCCACCACCACCGGGGGCAGCGATCATCAGATCATAGTAATAATATAACTCATACCTCCCCCCACCAGGGCGCCGGATTCCCCTGTTCCAGCGGCAGCTGTTCTCTTATGGGCTATTACACAGAACCTGGAGATGCGTCATCCTGTCGGGTGTATTACCTGAACACTGGACCGCGATTTAACTATGAGCGTACGTCTGAatgaataataatagtaatatgatGGTAATGATAATGATTTGTAGCGGTAATATGATGTTAACATTCAAAAGTAGTCATACTATGATGCTGAGTCTTGTATAGTCGAATAATAATATGGTGATAATTCTTTTGCTGATGATGATGAGAAGTACTCATATGAGGATGAAGAGGAGAAGTAGCCCTGGCC
The nucleotide sequence above comes from Dendropsophus ebraccatus isolate aDenEbr1 chromosome 8, aDenEbr1.pat, whole genome shotgun sequence. Encoded proteins:
- the LOC138799012 gene encoding pancreatic triacylglycerol lipase-like; this encodes MVLAVLMFLYMAVCVQGETRCYDDIGCVSNDPPYWSLTRSVSIFPQSPEEINTQFFLFTRNNIDQYQVVSARDLSTIQNSSLDCSRKSVFIIHGFTDRGDSPWMVDMCRTLLQVENVNCLCVDWSGGSSAIYLQAMNNIQVVGAEVAYFINTIVDNLSCSLSGIHIIGHSLGAHTAGEAGKRRPGIARITCLDAARPGFEGESDVVSVDRSDADFVAAIHSDAGVIGAGMTQLIGHKDFFPNGGSPMTGCGNTLFSDLGELQNLTEAVRNNIACNHVASYYMLTASILNPSGFMGYCATSYSSFQGGAGFPCSSGSCSLMGYYTEPGDASSCRVYYLNTGPRFNYERWRYRVTVQTGGNVYTIGSISVTLYTSDSDNINEINSGPIIGGQIYSGFIDSPLRPPIVRVTFNWNSVVPLNPFFNPTLWAKSVTLTYGIDGAEYKFCVLEATKKNTPQPLDPCP